TTTAAAGTTTTCGAAGCAAGGTATACTTGCCTCTAACTTCGACCCTGGAAAATACAGGGACATATATCAATAATATCCTCACATTTGGATTTCCAATGTTGCCATCAGGAAGATAGGGAAATCAGAAAGATTGCTGGTGCAAAATTTCAGAGCATAAACTAGCTCCATATATTGTATAATTCATGAAGTTCAATGAATGAGGCACCAGGACATGTTTGTCTCATCAGGAACCGAACCTATGTTCCAGTCACACGTACATACACAAACCTACTAAACAAACAATTTCCAAGATCCAATGTCTAATCAGGTCATATAAGACCCTTCTGCAATACAAGAAGAAAGTCGACAAAAGAGAGATTCTACAAACAATTTATCAATCAGTGCTATACATACAATCTAGCAAGAAATAGAAAGATCCATCACAAAGGCCCACAAAGAATATAGAGACTTGCTTTGTAGAGGTAATCAGAATAAGAACAATAGCATTCGCTTTTATTGCAGGAAAAACACATGCTTTTAAATACATATCCTCACCATATAGTCATTGCAGAGATATTAAAAAGAAGCATAGGAACATGTAATGTACTCTGCTTTCTTACAATTTCATGGTGCTATCTGCACAGGGATGTAAATCCAATAAAAGATAGACAAAAGTACCGAATCTGACCATCAGCTAATATGAAGACTTCTTCTGGAAGAAATTAAGTTCCTTAGCTCTATCAAATGTTCATCATTTGATATGTTAAGAGAAAGACGAAGATTCGTCAATAAGGCTTCTTGTTCCCAACTCATGGGTCCAGAAGCATACAATGCCACCAGAATGCTGCGATATGCATGCAACTCTAAACTATGAACTCTAGTTGCAACAGCCTCCTCATGAGGAAGGGGGAAAGTTACGTCTTGCTGATCATCACGTCCTCGAAATGATTCAGCGCTACTACAAAGGGTATCGGCATCTTGACTAGGCTCCCTCAAAGGTCGACTAGACAACCTATTGAAACAATCATCTACAACACTGCAACTACCGACAGAGCTTGCATCTGAATCGGAATCATTAGGTTCTAGATGATTGCCAAAGGAAGTATGCATGTTTCTTTCACCCAGAATTTCTTGTTGGTAGGCAACAGCATCTACCTTTTCCAATGGGGCACTCAAGAACACATTATCTTTGATTGTTGCTTTCCTTTTGCGACTGTGTCCAGCATTCACTCTTAGTTGAGACGAGCAATAAGGTGAGAGTCTTTTCACCCCCGACATTCTACAGGAAACAACATTAGAATCCTGGAATCGGCTTTTGTTGACAACTGGCAGACAACCATTCTCTATCAGCATGTTCATCTTTGGTTCCTCTTTGCACTGCAACCGAACTTTATTTCCTTTGAGTTTCATGATCAATGCACACACTACACAGGGGAACCTGAAAAGCCAACGAGGGAAACATATGATCATTCTTGTAGGTTATAAAAGCAACATAGAATGTGAAGGACAACAATTGACAAGTAATGCCAATGATAatggtgaaaagaaaaatatcaaaaatgtAAATCAACATGGTGCGACTTCTAATAGAGATCTTTTTCTTAGATAAAGGGAAAGCATTGACAAGTAATGCCAATGACAATgctataaaaaaacaaatatccCAGATGTAAACCAACAGGATGCCACTTCTATTAGAGATCTTTTCAATGTAAAACTTCCTCATATGCAAAAGTTAATATCATTGTCAAAACCATCCTAAGCATAAGTCCTAAGGCATATGAATCAGAGGAACCCAATACAGAAAGCACGATCGAAAGCCACCGATCAAGAGACAACAAACAATCTTCCTTTAATGAAAGAAAATCTATGAATGAAAAATCCAAATAGATGCCTTCAGTCACAATCAGTGCACACAATCAATCATTGATTAGGTCCTTAtcatatatcaaaatcaaaattttaagcctCGACTGATAAATGAATGCCCAGtaatctaacaaaaaaaaaatccaaaacatgGCATCAAACCATTACATAGTAAAGCACAGATACACAAAAAACTAGGCCAAATCCACAACAGAAAGGCGTCtcaagggaagggaaaaaaaaatccaaaaggttGATAGCTCGACTTCCCCTCGATTCATCGTGCGATGAAGACCCCAAAATCTTCAATCGCAAAATTATGGTTCGCAAATTCACATCCAAAACGGAGTAATAGAGCAGCTACGGAATTCCAATAATTCcataaaaatcaaagagatgACAAAAAATTCAACCGACCTTCAAACGAATGCAGCCCCAAGCCCTAATTTGGATTTCGGGTACGTGGTTAGGTTTCGCTTTCGATTTGGAGAGAGATTTGGGAGATTGCtgtttgaagaagatgaaggtagACGATGGAATTGGGTtaccagaaaaaataaaataaagtaagataatttttctttatctatttatttttatgcgcaacaacaacaaaatctttcaaaaaaaaattaaataaaaaggaaaagaaaaccccaaTTTTGCAGTTTGAACCCTGCAAATACTTTATATTTCCCGAATTGGTACTTCAAAGAGGGTTAATTGTAATTTTCTCCCAATTTGGAAATCTATCTCACTTTAAAGAGACAATCTAAAACGATTCATTAAGTTTCCAGTCAATTCAAATTACTGCAAaaaagactttaaaaaaaatgatagaattAATAGGCATAAATAGTGGAATTTATCTGGAATTTAGGTTAGGAAAAAATCAATGGAATAGTTGTTACATGTAGAACATTATTAGGCCAAATCACGATCTCTATTCATTCCATCTAGGTTATGAATTGTTACATGTGAAATGAAGATTTTcgttttgattaaaaaaaaactaggttATGTGGCTTCCTACAATAAGACGCCAAGGCATGCATGCCTTAAGAATTGACATTTGTACTTACCTTAACTGGAGCTGGTATTTTATGTAATAGCGTAACAAGCCAATCAAAGGGAGATGTATGACAAACGGGGTGCCGAATAGAAGGAGAGTCATAGCATATACACAATAGCGATTGATCAGTTATGCCATATTATCACTCTTACGTGGTGTAACAGTCACATAAAATACTTTTTGCAATAAGAGGCCAATTTCTAAATGCGCAATTAGATGCACGACATGTGATTTCATCCATCCATCTTCGTCCTTACTCACAAGCGCACCAGCCATTGGTTGTTCAAGACACGTTGCCAATAGATGCAAACCGCCATTTGTCACCAATCAAGTTGTCAATGCTAATTCAGCGcgcatacatacatacatacatacatacatacatacatacatacatacatacatacagaatctggagagatagagagacgAGCAGCAGGAGACGGAGACGTTGGTGGTTGTCGCAACGAAGTTGGCACCAACTTCGTGGGAGAGACTATGGGTAGAGGCAAAGCGGATGAGAGCTAAGGTTCTCTTGGATGAATCATGCTAGGCAAATCAAAATTGGTTTACTAAATTGATTTACCAAGTGATGTGTCCAGATCTGTTATTATTAGATATTGATGTGCCTTCTTCGCTTATTCGAAAAGCCAATTAGCATCACTATCCAAACTTGGTGAGCTAGTCTCACTAGGACCACTTTTTTTCTCCAACCAATGTTCCGATCAGTAGTTTACTAATGCGGGCATCATCCCGTTCATACAGCTAAATACCTATATCGGTGATGTCC
This genomic interval from Rhodamnia argentea isolate NSW1041297 chromosome 4, ASM2092103v1, whole genome shotgun sequence contains the following:
- the LOC115743451 gene encoding uncharacterized protein LOC115743451, coding for MKLKGNKVRLQCKEEPKMNMLIENGCLPVVNKSRFQDSNVVSCRMSGVKRLSPYCSSQLRVNAGHSRKRKATIKDNVFLSAPLEKVDAVAYQQEILGERNMHTSFGNHLEPNDSDSDASSVGSCSVVDDCFNRLSSRPLREPSQDADTLCSSAESFRGRDDQQDVTFPLPHEEAVATRVHSLELHAYRSILVALYASGPMSWEQEALLTNLRLSLNISNDEHLIELRNLISSRRSLHIS